The proteins below come from a single Bactrocera dorsalis isolate Fly_Bdor chromosome 5, ASM2337382v1, whole genome shotgun sequence genomic window:
- the LOC105223451 gene encoding serine/threonine-protein kinase tricornered → MSADGSSIRFSDHTLDKATKAKVTLENYYSNLVTQYGERKQRLAKLEAQLKDESLTESQRQEKRLQHAQKETEFLRLKRLRLGVEDFEALKVIGRGAFGEVRLVQKKDTGHVYAMKVLRKADMLEKEQVAHVRAERDVLVEADHQWVVKMYYSFQDPVNLYLIMEFLPGGDMMTLLMKKDTLSEECTQFYISETALAIDSIHKLGFIHRDIKPDNLLLDARGHLKLSDFGLCTGLKKSHRTDFYRDLSQAKPSDFIGTCASPMDSKRRAESWKRNRRALAYSTVGTPDYIAPEVFLQTGYGPACDWWSLGVIMYEMLMGYPPFCSDNPQDTYRKVMNWRETLIFPPEIPISEEAKDTIVKFCCEADRRLGSQRGLDDLKSVSFFRGVDWEHIRERPAAIPVDVRSIDDTSNFDEFPDVSLEIPSAPIPQGSEIAKDWVFINYTFKRFEVRNLE, encoded by the exons ATGAGTGCGGACGGTTCTTCCATACGCTTCAGCGACCACACATTGGACAAAGCAACAAAAGCTAAAGTAACATTGGAAAATTATTACAGCAACTTAGTAACTCAATACGGAGAACGCAAACAACGCCTAGCTAAATTAGAGGCTCAGCTGAAGGACGAAAGTCTAACGGAATCTCAAAGACAGGAGAAAAGATTACAACATGCCCAAAAAGAAACAGAATTTTTACGTCTGAAAAGACTGCGGTTAGGAGTTGAGGATTTCGAAGCATTGAAAGTTATTGGAAGAGGAGCGTTTGGGGAAGTGCGACTAGTACAGAAAAAAGACACAGGGCATGTGTATGCTATGAAAGTGCTGCGTAAAGCTGATATGCTTGAAAAGGAACAAGTGGCTCATGTCCGCGCCGAACGCGATGTTCTTGTTGAAGCAGACCACCAATGGGTAGTTAAAATGTACTACAGTTTTCAG gATCccgtaaatttgtatttaattatggAGTTCTTACCGGGTGGAGATATGATGACCCTCCTAATGAAAAAAGATACTCTCTCAGAAGAATGCACGCAATTCTACATTAGTGAAACGGCATTAGCAATAGACTCAATACATAAATTGGGATTTATTCATAGAGATATAAAGCCGGATAATTTGCTTCTCGATGCACGTGGACACCTAAAG CTTTCTGATTTCGGACTGTGTACGGGATTGAAAAAATCACATCGCACCGATTTTTACCGGGACCTTTCACAAGCTAAACCATCCGATTTTATTGGAACATGCGCCag tccAATGGATTCAAAAAGGAGAGCAGAATCATGGAAACGGAATCGTAGAGCTTTGGCATACAGCACTGTTGGTACACCTGACTACATTGCTCCTGAAGTATTCTTACAGACTGGTTACGGACCGGCTTGTGACTGGTGGTCATTAGGCGTAATAATGTATGAAATGCTAATGGGTTATCCACCATTTTGCTCTGATAATCCCCAAGATACATATCGCAAAGTGATGAACTGGCGGGAAACATTAATATTTCCACCGGAAATACCAATATCCGAGGAAGCAAAAGATACCATTGTCAAATTCTGCTGCGAAGCTGACCGCCGTCTAGGCTCACAACGTGGTCTGGATGATTTAAAATCTGTGTCGTTTTTCAGAGGAGTTGATTGGGAACATATTAGAGAGCGTCCTGCAGCTATACCCGTTGATGTGCGTTCTATCGATGATACGTCCAATTTTGACGAATTCCCTGATGTTTCACTCGAAATAC cATCTGCCCCTATACCTCAAGGCAGCGAAATAGCCAAGGATTGGGTGTTCATTAACTACACATTTAAGCGCTTTGAAGTACGAAATTTGGAATGA